One stretch of Desulfovibrio inopinatus DSM 10711 DNA includes these proteins:
- a CDS encoding MerR family transcriptional regulator, whose protein sequence is MKIREFSQRTGLSTHTLRYYEQLNLLQIERDASGHRAYSSQDVKWARCIRRLKEANMPLKDIQQFASLRHHCGGPDCQRLKILNAHKARLEELHAEILEHIEMINEEIDMYKEWNNL, encoded by the coding sequence ATGAAAATCCGAGAATTCTCTCAACGAACCGGCCTCAGTACCCATACGTTGCGGTATTATGAACAACTCAATTTACTTCAAATTGAACGTGATGCCAGCGGGCACCGCGCATACTCGTCTCAAGATGTCAAATGGGCTCGTTGTATCAGGCGACTGAAAGAAGCGAATATGCCGCTTAAGGATATCCAACAATTCGCATCACTCCGTCACCACTGTGGGGGGCCAGACTGTCAACGGTTAAAGATTCTCAATGCTCATAAAGCTCGACTGGAAGAATTGCATGCAGAGATACTGGAACATATTGAAATGATAAACGAAGAAATCGATATGTATAAAGAATGGAATAATCTGTAA
- the gltA gene encoding NADPH-dependent glutamate synthase — MPFQAPSERVKNFKEVALGYTSTLATEEARRCLQCKKPGCVAGCPVEVPIPQFIAHVAEGRIEEAYKVIKSTNSLPAICGRVCPQEIQCEGSCILVKKGQPIAIGRLERFVADEFLHRDACDLLGDSDRQACPLINTDKKVACIGSGPSSLTVAGYLATRGCKVTVFEALHEPGGVLIYGIPEFRLPKTAIVHKEIHALKQMQVDFELNAVAGKTFSIQELFDQGYKAVFLGVGAGLPRFLNIPGENSIGVFSANEYLTRANLGRAYDFPNYATPTYCGRNVTVYGGGNVAMDAARTALRLGAERVSIVYRRLVEDMPARHEEIEHAIEEGVQMECLAAPLKFISDEEGKLCAVKLQRMQLGDPDESGRRSPKPIHDSTYELETDLAIVAVGTRSNPLLLENEPQLETNKWGYVVVNDDTCETTMPNVFAGGDIVTGAATVILAAGAGRKAAKEIAQRLGCE; from the coding sequence ATGCCGTTTCAGGCTCCATCGGAACGTGTCAAAAACTTCAAGGAAGTCGCGCTCGGATACACCAGTACCCTTGCAACGGAAGAAGCCCGACGGTGCTTACAGTGCAAAAAGCCAGGATGTGTCGCCGGTTGTCCCGTTGAAGTTCCCATTCCGCAATTTATCGCGCATGTTGCTGAAGGCCGTATTGAAGAAGCGTATAAAGTCATCAAGAGCACGAACAGTTTGCCTGCAATTTGTGGACGCGTGTGTCCGCAGGAAATTCAATGTGAAGGCTCCTGTATTCTGGTGAAGAAAGGTCAACCCATTGCGATTGGCCGCTTGGAACGATTTGTTGCCGATGAATTCTTACACCGCGATGCCTGCGATCTGCTCGGCGACTCAGACCGTCAGGCTTGTCCACTTATCAATACAGACAAAAAAGTGGCCTGTATTGGCTCTGGACCGTCTTCATTGACCGTTGCCGGCTATCTGGCAACACGTGGATGCAAAGTGACTGTTTTCGAGGCACTGCACGAACCAGGTGGCGTACTTATTTACGGTATTCCGGAATTTCGCCTTCCCAAGACGGCCATTGTGCACAAAGAAATCCACGCCTTAAAACAGATGCAAGTCGACTTCGAACTCAATGCCGTTGCCGGTAAGACATTCTCTATCCAGGAACTGTTCGACCAAGGATACAAGGCTGTATTTCTCGGCGTCGGAGCGGGACTGCCACGTTTTCTCAATATCCCAGGGGAAAACTCCATCGGTGTCTTCTCTGCAAACGAATACCTGACACGCGCCAATCTCGGCCGTGCATACGACTTCCCCAATTACGCCACCCCGACCTATTGCGGCCGTAACGTCACAGTATATGGCGGTGGGAACGTGGCTATGGACGCAGCGCGTACGGCGCTTCGACTGGGAGCCGAACGAGTTTCTATCGTCTACCGACGATTGGTTGAAGATATGCCTGCTCGCCATGAAGAAATCGAACACGCCATTGAAGAAGGTGTGCAGATGGAATGCTTGGCAGCTCCTCTCAAATTCATTTCCGACGAAGAAGGCAAACTGTGTGCAGTGAAACTGCAACGTATGCAGCTCGGCGATCCCGACGAATCGGGGAGACGCTCTCCCAAGCCGATTCACGATAGCACATATGAATTGGAAACCGATCTGGCTATTGTTGCCGTGGGCACACGCTCCAATCCCTTGCTGCTCGAAAACGAACCGCAGCTCGAAACCAATAAATGGGGCTATGTCGTGGTGAACGACGACACCTGCGAAACAACCATGCCCAATGTCTTCGCCGGTGGAGATATTGTAACCGGTGCGGCCACCGTCATCCTTGCCGCTGGTGCCGGCCGTAAAGCGGCCAAAGAAATCGCCCAGCGTCTTGGTTGTGAGTAA
- a CDS encoding methyl-accepting chemotaxis protein: protein MQFRSIKSKIAFMAAVCLLMSAIVLVSFGLVTSQQTHQYVSSHVYEILEKRIFSNLEALAESQAAVVQSSLQENLDTARTIAKVFEVLQRENDQNASSLRDTFNSILYAILENNPDFLGAYSAWEPNALDGQDAKYAGDYQNGYDDTGRFIPYWNRDPNGKIARQALVEYESHEHHANGVRKGGWYLGPRETGKESVLDPFPYIVQGKRDWLTTLSVPIKKNGTFLGVAGTDLRLNFLQELAKNVNSKLYEGQGDVTIISYDGLVVANSKDPKAIGDPIKAIFDNSQEIISHVQDGKALTGEDKASNMLLAYAPIQLGRTGKPWSVLIRVPEAIAMTDVTNLEEALSSQAHQSATWQIVVGIIVSIIAMGIMWLLAGGIVKPLRKAAEYAETVAGGDFSKHLDVQQKDEVGTLADALRSMVSSLEAKIMEAEQKGEEALRETEHAKLAMDEAEEARAQAEQAKAEGILAAASKIEGVVEVITSASEELSAQVEQSSRGADQQAQRVSETVSSMEEMNNSVLEVARNASDAANACEQTGDKAKQGSGVVDQVVKSIKEVQKLSDILKQDMTTLGEQAEGIGRILNVISDIADQTNLLALNAAIEAARAGEAGRGFAVVADEVRKLAEKTMTATSEVGQAIDSVQQGTRKNISNVDRAVSKVEEATALAGESGQALREIVYLVGQVSDQVRSMATASEEQASSSEEINRAIEDVSRISSETSDAMNQSAQAVVELARQAQELSTLVQEMQAENSNIPGNTSRALPKGSKRLALS, encoded by the coding sequence ATGCAGTTTCGATCGATCAAATCCAAAATTGCCTTTATGGCTGCCGTCTGTCTCCTTATGTCTGCCATCGTTTTGGTTTCATTTGGACTTGTAACATCCCAACAGACACACCAATATGTATCTAGTCATGTTTACGAGATATTAGAAAAGAGAATCTTCAGCAATCTTGAAGCGCTTGCAGAAAGCCAAGCAGCTGTTGTTCAAAGCTCACTTCAAGAAAACCTTGATACAGCAAGGACCATAGCGAAAGTCTTTGAAGTGCTACAAAGAGAAAACGACCAGAATGCATCATCACTTCGGGACACATTTAACTCCATTCTCTATGCTATTCTCGAGAACAACCCAGACTTCTTGGGAGCATACAGTGCATGGGAACCCAATGCATTAGATGGACAGGATGCCAAGTACGCAGGCGACTATCAAAATGGGTACGATGATACAGGTCGATTCATCCCATATTGGAACCGCGATCCCAATGGGAAAATTGCTCGTCAAGCACTCGTAGAATACGAAAGCCACGAACATCATGCCAATGGAGTACGCAAGGGTGGATGGTACCTGGGACCACGAGAAACAGGAAAGGAAAGTGTTCTGGATCCGTTTCCATATATTGTCCAAGGCAAACGCGATTGGCTCACGACGCTGTCCGTCCCCATCAAGAAAAATGGTACATTCTTAGGAGTGGCTGGAACAGACCTGCGCCTTAACTTTTTGCAAGAACTTGCAAAAAATGTGAACAGCAAGTTGTACGAAGGCCAAGGCGATGTCACGATCATCAGTTATGACGGATTGGTGGTGGCCAACAGTAAAGACCCCAAAGCAATTGGTGACCCCATAAAAGCCATATTTGACAATTCTCAAGAAATCATTTCACACGTCCAAGACGGAAAAGCTCTCACAGGGGAAGACAAAGCATCAAACATGCTTCTGGCATATGCCCCTATCCAACTAGGCCGTACAGGAAAACCGTGGTCTGTGCTTATTCGTGTTCCCGAAGCGATTGCCATGACCGACGTAACAAACCTGGAAGAAGCACTCTCCAGTCAGGCACATCAAAGCGCGACGTGGCAAATTGTCGTCGGCATCATCGTGAGTATCATTGCAATGGGTATTATGTGGCTTCTTGCCGGTGGTATAGTCAAACCCCTTCGCAAGGCGGCTGAATACGCAGAGACTGTGGCTGGAGGCGATTTCAGCAAACATCTTGATGTCCAACAAAAAGACGAAGTCGGTACATTGGCCGATGCACTGCGAAGCATGGTGAGTAGCCTTGAAGCCAAAATTATGGAAGCAGAGCAAAAAGGAGAAGAAGCTCTCCGCGAAACAGAACATGCCAAGCTCGCCATGGACGAAGCCGAAGAAGCCCGAGCACAGGCTGAACAGGCAAAAGCAGAAGGTATCCTCGCTGCTGCTTCAAAAATCGAAGGCGTCGTTGAAGTCATCACGTCGGCCTCCGAAGAATTGTCCGCTCAAGTAGAACAATCAAGCCGCGGTGCAGACCAACAGGCGCAGAGAGTATCCGAGACCGTTTCCAGCATGGAAGAAATGAATAATTCTGTACTTGAAGTGGCTCGCAATGCTTCGGACGCAGCTAATGCCTGTGAACAGACCGGCGACAAAGCCAAACAAGGCTCAGGTGTTGTCGATCAGGTTGTAAAGAGCATTAAAGAGGTACAAAAACTCTCGGATATCCTCAAACAAGACATGACCACACTGGGAGAGCAAGCCGAAGGGATTGGACGGATATTAAATGTTATCTCCGATATTGCAGACCAAACCAACTTGTTGGCATTGAATGCGGCCATCGAAGCTGCCCGCGCCGGAGAAGCAGGAAGAGGATTTGCCGTTGTTGCTGATGAAGTCAGAAAGCTTGCAGAAAAAACCATGACCGCAACGTCCGAGGTTGGACAAGCCATTGATTCTGTCCAGCAGGGTACGCGCAAAAACATATCCAATGTGGACCGAGCCGTCAGCAAGGTTGAAGAAGCAACAGCACTTGCCGGAGAGTCTGGCCAAGCCTTACGTGAAATTGTTTATCTCGTCGGGCAAGTTTCAGATCAGGTCCGTTCCATGGCAACAGCCTCGGAAGAACAAGCCTCTTCATCTGAAGAAATTAATCGTGCAATCGAAGATGTGAGCCGAATTTCTTCAGAAACATCTGATGCCATGAATCAATCCGCCCAAGCCGTGGTGGAACTTGCTCGCCAAGCTCAAGAGCTGAGCACCCTTGTGCAAGAAATGCAGGCTGAAAACTCAAATATCCCGGGCAACACATCTCGCGCTCTACCAAAAGGTTCAAAAAGGTTGGCACTGAGTTAG